The Microbacterium limosum genome contains a region encoding:
- a CDS encoding amylo-alpha-1,6-glucosidase, with translation MPDEGFYAIALDRDKQQVNAIASNVGHCLWTGIVDDSAARSVVERLLSPEFFTGFGIQTLATGNTRYNPVSCHNGSVWPHDTALIAAGIARDTPTRRRPRTPTRGQQTLTPTDRPGHAYS, from the coding sequence ATGCCCGATGAAGGCTTCTACGCGATCGCTCTTGACCGCGACAAACAACAGGTGAACGCGATCGCCTCCAACGTCGGGCACTGCCTCTGGACAGGCATCGTCGACGACTCGGCCGCTCGCTCCGTGGTCGAACGGCTCCTTTCACCGGAATTCTTCACCGGATTCGGCATCCAGACCCTCGCCACCGGCAACACCCGCTACAACCCCGTCAGCTGCCACAACGGATCGGTGTGGCCCCACGACACCGCGCTCATCGCCGCCGGGATCGCCCGCGACACGCCGACGCGTCGACGACCTCGAACGCCAACTCGCGGACAGCAAACACTGACCCCGACTGATCGCCCGGGGCACGCTTACTCGTGA
- the gdhA gene encoding NADP-specific glutamate dehydrogenase: MSVLESSLAAVFDEVVARNPGEVEFHQAVREVLESLGPVVGKHPEYADAEVIRRLCEPERQIIFRVPWTDDSGRVQLNRGFRVEFNSALGPFKGGLRFHPSVYLGIVKFLGFEQIFKNALSGLPIGGGKGGSDFNPRSRSDGEIMRFCQSFMIELYRHLGEYTDVPAGDIGVGQREIGYLFGQYKRITNRYESGTLTGKGLSWGGSQVRTEATGYGTVFFVDEMLRFAGERLEGQRVVVSGSGNVAIYAIEKILELGGRVVACSDSDGFILDERGIDLALLKEVKSARRARLTEYAAARGSAVAYVPGGSIWDVPCDIALPCATQNELDGDGAAALIRNGCRIVAEGANMPTSPDAVRALRGAGVRFAPGKAVNAGGVATSALEMQQNASRDSWTFEYTEKRLEEIMRSIHDRCLETADAYGAPGDYVAGANIAGFTRVADAMLALGII; this comes from the coding sequence TTGTCTGTACTTGAGTCTTCACTCGCTGCTGTATTTGATGAAGTGGTTGCGCGTAACCCCGGAGAGGTCGAGTTCCATCAAGCCGTGAGAGAGGTCCTCGAAAGCCTCGGTCCGGTGGTCGGTAAGCATCCAGAGTATGCAGACGCCGAAGTCATTCGCCGTCTCTGCGAACCAGAACGGCAGATCATCTTCCGAGTTCCGTGGACGGACGATTCTGGACGTGTTCAACTCAATCGAGGGTTCCGTGTGGAGTTCAACTCTGCGTTGGGCCCCTTCAAGGGCGGTCTTCGCTTTCACCCCTCTGTATACCTGGGAATCGTGAAGTTCCTCGGATTCGAGCAGATCTTCAAGAACGCACTGTCCGGCCTCCCGATCGGCGGCGGCAAGGGTGGTTCAGACTTCAATCCCCGGAGCCGATCTGACGGCGAGATCATGCGCTTCTGCCAGTCCTTCATGATCGAGCTGTATCGCCACCTGGGCGAGTACACAGATGTGCCCGCGGGAGACATCGGCGTCGGCCAACGGGAGATCGGGTATCTGTTCGGGCAGTACAAGCGCATCACCAATCGGTACGAATCAGGCACCCTCACCGGGAAAGGGCTCAGCTGGGGCGGTTCTCAGGTCCGGACAGAGGCGACGGGCTATGGCACCGTCTTCTTTGTTGACGAGATGTTGAGGTTCGCGGGAGAGAGGCTGGAGGGACAGCGTGTGGTTGTGTCCGGGTCCGGCAACGTCGCGATCTACGCCATCGAGAAGATTCTTGAGCTCGGCGGGCGAGTGGTTGCCTGCTCAGATTCCGACGGATTCATCCTGGATGAACGTGGCATCGATCTCGCACTGTTGAAAGAGGTGAAGAGCGCGCGTCGCGCACGGCTCACCGAGTACGCCGCAGCGCGTGGGTCTGCAGTGGCATATGTGCCAGGAGGGTCGATCTGGGACGTGCCATGCGACATCGCCTTGCCGTGTGCCACCCAGAACGAGTTGGACGGGGACGGGGCGGCAGCGTTGATCCGGAATGGATGTCGCATCGTTGCCGAGGGCGCGAACATGCCCACCAGTCCCGACGCGGTCCGCGCTCTGCGAGGAGCTGGCGTTCGCTTTGCGCCTGGAAAGGCCGTGAATGCGGGTGGTGTGGCCACGAGTGCGCTGGAGATGCAGCAGAACGCGTCTCGAGACTCGTGGACCTTTGAATACACGGAGAAGCGGCTTGAAGAGATCATGCGGTCCATCCACGACCGTTGTTTGGAAACCGCGGATGCGTACGGCGCCCCGGGGGATTACGTGGCCGGCGCGAACATCGCAGGGTTTACACGGGTGGCGGACGCGATGCTCGCTCTGGGCATTATTTAG
- a CDS encoding Gfo/Idh/MocA family oxidoreductase gives MRKVGILGMGRWGQTWQRVLAPEPGVQVVAVAARSRRAEISSRSPRLRVYDDYRTLLRDQDLDAVIVTLPPGEHLEAVRLAVGRDLPVLCEKPLVPTRSELQEMVALDESAGVAVRVNQNYRMRGWACAVFDHLPAIGRLRRVIIEFAQPELTDGERAVLAHPLLADMSIHHLDLLRFLTGQEARVLSAEAGRPDDARVWGMTDVDARLALAEGAEVSYGATWAARGRPTSWDGDWTFEGDDGVISVRDLGVRVEADRHPLRIVPPSPVVDDEDLLVAWRSFVRVMEGEESRRPATVADNARSLELVFDIADAAGVADPSARLAAPLGADPHAATTSPVAVQASDGVSSTSTN, from the coding sequence ATGCGCAAGGTCGGAATCCTGGGGATGGGCAGGTGGGGGCAGACGTGGCAGCGCGTGCTCGCGCCGGAGCCCGGTGTCCAGGTCGTCGCCGTCGCCGCGCGGAGCAGGCGGGCGGAGATCAGCTCGCGCTCCCCGCGGCTGCGGGTGTACGACGACTATCGGACTCTTCTCCGAGACCAGGATCTCGACGCGGTCATCGTGACCCTGCCGCCCGGCGAACACCTCGAGGCGGTGCGGCTGGCGGTCGGTCGCGACCTGCCCGTCCTGTGCGAGAAGCCTCTCGTCCCGACGCGCTCGGAGCTGCAGGAGATGGTCGCGCTCGATGAGAGCGCGGGCGTCGCCGTGCGCGTCAACCAGAACTACCGCATGCGCGGGTGGGCGTGCGCCGTCTTCGACCACCTCCCCGCCATCGGCCGTCTGCGCCGCGTGATCATCGAGTTCGCGCAGCCCGAGCTGACCGACGGCGAGCGCGCGGTGCTCGCGCATCCGCTGCTGGCCGACATGTCCATTCATCATCTCGACCTCCTGCGCTTCCTCACGGGGCAGGAGGCGCGGGTGCTCTCCGCCGAGGCAGGGCGACCCGACGACGCGCGCGTATGGGGCATGACGGACGTCGATGCCCGGCTCGCGCTCGCGGAGGGGGCAGAGGTCTCCTACGGTGCCACCTGGGCTGCCCGCGGGCGCCCGACGTCGTGGGACGGCGACTGGACCTTCGAGGGCGACGACGGTGTGATCTCGGTGCGCGATCTGGGCGTGCGCGTCGAGGCGGACAGGCACCCTCTGCGGATCGTGCCGCCCTCACCCGTGGTCGACGATGAAGACCTGCTCGTGGCGTGGCGATCCTTCGTGCGCGTCATGGAAGGCGAGGAGTCCCGGCGTCCGGCCACGGTCGCCGACAACGCCCGCAGCCTCGAGCTCGTCTTCGACATCGCGGATGCGGCCGGTGTGGCAGACCCGAGCGCTCGACTCGCCGCACCCCTCGGTGCCGACCCGCACGCCGCGACCACGTCGCCGGTCGCCGTGCAGGCCAGCGATGGCGTGAGCAGCACCTCCACCAACTGA
- a CDS encoding PH domain-containing protein: MPIETSAILSWTLQQEIPIPDDVSALLVEGEQPVASFKTFRDSATFTTKRLIVRDAQGITGKKVEIYSLPYSAINMWSTENAGGFLDRDAEVELWTRAGHIKVKITKGADIRRIDSLIAWAVLQPH; encoded by the coding sequence ATGCCGATCGAGACATCAGCCATCCTGTCCTGGACCCTCCAACAAGAGATCCCGATCCCCGACGACGTCAGCGCTCTCCTCGTCGAAGGCGAACAGCCGGTGGCGTCCTTCAAGACGTTCCGAGACTCCGCCACATTCACGACGAAGCGTCTGATCGTTCGTGATGCTCAGGGAATCACGGGCAAGAAGGTCGAGATCTATTCACTTCCCTACTCGGCGATCAACATGTGGTCGACCGAGAACGCGGGCGGATTCCTCGACCGTGACGCGGAGGTGGAGTTGTGGACGCGCGCGGGTCACATCAAGGTGAAGATCACGAAGGGTGCCGACATCCGCCGCATCGACAGCCTGATCGCGTGGGCGGTGCTGCAGCCCCATTGA
- a CDS encoding general stress protein, with protein sequence MTNSSTSTPARELLASYDDYASAQAAVDRLSDAEFPVEEVSIIGWNVRIEEQVTGRMTLARAAGYGAASGAWFGLLVGLIFGLFAPGLFWLWLLIAATGLGALWGGLFGLVGHGIWRGKRDFSSVQNLAAEHWDVMVNPAYLDRARTLISTAPQQP encoded by the coding sequence ATGACGAACTCATCCACCTCGACACCCGCCCGTGAACTCCTCGCGAGCTATGACGACTATGCGTCTGCGCAGGCGGCGGTCGACCGACTCTCCGATGCGGAGTTCCCCGTTGAAGAGGTCTCGATCATCGGCTGGAACGTGCGCATCGAGGAGCAGGTGACCGGGCGCATGACACTGGCCCGCGCAGCGGGCTACGGCGCCGCATCCGGTGCGTGGTTCGGTCTGCTCGTCGGGCTCATCTTCGGGCTCTTCGCCCCCGGCCTCTTCTGGCTGTGGCTGCTGATCGCGGCGACCGGCCTCGGTGCGCTGTGGGGTGGCCTCTTCGGGCTCGTCGGCCACGGCATCTGGCGCGGTAAGCGGGACTTCTCGTCCGTCCAGAATCTCGCTGCCGAGCACTGGGACGTGATGGTCAATCCCGCGTACCTCGATCGCGCGCGGACACTGATCTCGACGGCACCGCAGCAGCCCTGA
- a CDS encoding zinc metalloprotease HtpX: MKTALLLGLLTGIILVVGYWLAGFAGLVIATLGALAMNGAAYFWSDRLALAAMRAQRVTAHEAPELTSIVSQLATAAGAPMPRVFVSPLTQPNAFATGRNPEHAAVCVTDGILRLLTPRELRAVLAHEMAHITNRDILLSSVAAGLAGIITSVAQFALFLPFGSDEDDAPNPLGTLLMLILAPLAATLIQLSISRTREFEADADGAQLSGDPLALASALQKIEAGVRVAPLTGATPASSSTAHLMIANPLSGDAMSSLFSTHPATADRVRRLLSMADEPSMRRGLITPYHPEHIV, translated from the coding sequence ATGAAGACGGCCCTGCTGCTGGGGCTGCTCACCGGCATCATCCTCGTCGTCGGCTATTGGCTGGCCGGATTCGCGGGCCTGGTCATCGCCACCCTGGGAGCGCTCGCCATGAACGGTGCAGCGTACTTCTGGTCCGACCGCCTGGCTCTCGCCGCGATGCGCGCCCAACGAGTCACTGCCCACGAGGCTCCAGAGCTCACGTCGATCGTTAGCCAGTTGGCGACTGCAGCCGGAGCCCCGATGCCTCGGGTTTTCGTCAGCCCGCTGACGCAGCCGAACGCGTTCGCGACGGGACGTAACCCCGAGCATGCGGCGGTCTGCGTCACCGACGGCATCCTGCGACTACTGACTCCGCGCGAATTGCGTGCCGTCCTCGCACACGAGATGGCGCACATCACAAACCGTGACATCCTCCTCTCCAGCGTCGCAGCGGGCCTCGCGGGAATCATCACTTCCGTGGCGCAGTTCGCCCTCTTTCTTCCCTTCGGATCAGATGAAGACGACGCGCCGAATCCGCTGGGTACTCTCCTGATGCTCATCCTCGCGCCGCTGGCCGCGACGCTGATTCAACTGTCGATCAGCCGTACCCGCGAATTCGAAGCCGATGCGGACGGCGCTCAGCTTTCCGGTGACCCGCTCGCTCTGGCGTCCGCTCTCCAGAAGATCGAGGCAGGCGTGCGAGTTGCTCCCCTCACGGGGGCGACGCCAGCCAGCTCCTCGACCGCGCATCTTATGATCGCCAATCCGCTGTCCGGCGACGCCATGAGCAGTTTGTTCAGCACGCACCCGGCCACGGCAGACCGCGTTAGGAGACTGCTCTCTATGGCCGACGAGCCGAGCATGCGTCGTGGACTCATCACCCCCTACCACCCCGAGCACATTGTGTGA
- a CDS encoding HNH endonuclease signature motif containing protein encodes MHSNPVSSSTPWGDDVDLAARELAERYVAARRAEAVAQAAVARVLAEAAELAASRVAVLPRASAKDAELPVRAVAAELAVAAREPDGAVQRQMGEAAVVVREFPAAMTAWGEGRIGARHVRVITELGTPVADPVARAAFEAEAVRQAEGMTPRRLRAALAPVAEEMQPGSLTERHRAARARRGVWTTVLEDGMGSVTIVHPAVLIDGIHDRLTQQARAVKNLDPTDTRTLDQIRADLAADMLLTSTPNIETGEGLADGYGGLGAITAIVNVTVPALALAGVTTEPGDLVGKTPIDADTARELAARAPGWDRILTDPITGSVLAVDRYTPSAEMKRYLRARDRHCRFPGCRQPAHRCDLDHSIDYAHGGKTHTGNLAHLCRRHHTLKGETPWKVTQHDGGVLQWTSPGGLTYTDQPPTPPHVRFTPDDHHSNAHGEPPPF; translated from the coding sequence ATGCATTCGAACCCGGTGTCGTCGTCCACCCCCTGGGGAGACGACGTGGATCTCGCCGCGCGGGAGCTCGCGGAACGCTACGTCGCGGCGCGGCGGGCGGAAGCGGTCGCGCAGGCCGCGGTGGCGCGGGTGCTGGCGGAAGCGGCCGAGCTGGCGGCGTCGCGGGTGGCGGTGCTGCCCCGGGCGTCGGCGAAGGACGCCGAACTTCCCGTGCGGGCGGTGGCGGCGGAGCTGGCCGTCGCGGCGCGGGAGCCCGACGGGGCGGTGCAACGCCAGATGGGCGAAGCGGCCGTGGTGGTGCGGGAGTTCCCGGCGGCGATGACCGCGTGGGGTGAGGGGCGGATCGGGGCCCGGCACGTAAGGGTGATCACCGAACTCGGAACCCCGGTGGCAGACCCGGTGGCGCGGGCGGCGTTCGAGGCGGAAGCCGTCCGGCAGGCCGAAGGTATGACGCCACGGCGACTGCGGGCGGCGCTCGCCCCGGTGGCGGAGGAGATGCAACCGGGGTCGCTGACAGAGCGGCACCGGGCCGCCCGGGCACGACGAGGCGTATGGACGACCGTGCTCGAAGACGGCATGGGATCCGTCACGATCGTGCACCCGGCGGTGCTCATCGACGGGATCCACGACCGGCTCACCCAACAAGCCCGAGCGGTGAAGAACCTCGACCCCACCGACACCCGCACCCTCGATCAGATCCGGGCGGACCTCGCCGCCGACATGCTCCTCACCTCCACCCCCAACATCGAAACCGGGGAAGGACTGGCCGACGGATACGGCGGGCTCGGGGCGATCACCGCGATCGTCAACGTCACCGTCCCCGCCCTCGCCCTCGCCGGCGTCACCACCGAACCAGGCGACCTGGTCGGGAAGACACCCATCGACGCCGACACCGCCCGGGAACTGGCCGCCCGGGCACCCGGATGGGACCGGATCCTCACCGACCCGATCACCGGAAGCGTCCTCGCCGTCGACCGATACACCCCCTCCGCGGAGATGAAACGATACCTCCGCGCCCGCGACCGACACTGCCGATTCCCCGGCTGCCGACAGCCCGCACACCGATGCGACCTCGACCACTCGATCGACTACGCCCACGGCGGGAAAACCCACACCGGAAACCTTGCCCACCTGTGCCGAAGACACCACACCCTCAAAGGCGAAACGCCCTGGAAAGTCACCCAACACGACGGCGGCGTCCTGCAATGGACCTCACCCGGCGGACTCACCTACACCGACCAACCACCCACACCACCACACGTGCGATTCACCCCCGACGATCATCATTCGAACGCGCACGGCGAACCACCACCGTTCTGA